In Zingiber officinale cultivar Zhangliang chromosome 3B, Zo_v1.1, whole genome shotgun sequence, a single window of DNA contains:
- the LOC122056605 gene encoding 60S ribosomal protein L17-2 isoform X2 has protein sequence MGHDLRVHFKNTRETAHAVRKLPLSKAKRYLQDVIAHKQAIPFRRFCRGVGRTAQAKNRHPNGQGRWPVKSARFILDLLKNAESNAEVKGLDVDVLYVSHIQVNQAQKQRRRTYRAHGRINPYMSSPCHIELILSEKEEAVKKEPEAQLATTKPRKA, from the exons ATGGGTCATGACTTGAGGGTTCACTTCAAG AACACTCGAGAAACTGCCCATGCAGTGAGAAAGCTACCTTTATCCAAGGCAAAACGATATCTCCAGGATGTAATTGCCCACAAGCAGGCTATTCCCTTCCGGAGGTTTTGCAGAGGGGTGGGTCGAACTGCTCAGGCCAAAAACAGGCACCCAAATGGGCAGGGTCGGTGGCCTGTGAAATCTGCTAGATTCATTTTGGATCTTCTTAAAAATGCTGAAAGCAATGCTGAA GTGAAGGGCTTGGATGTTGATGTACTTTACGTCTCGCACATTCAGGTGAACCAAGCCCAGAAACAAAGGCGCAGGACGTATCGGGCTCATGGAAGGATCAATC CTTACATGTCCTCTCCATGCCACATTGAACTCATACTGTCTGAGAAGGAAGAAGCTGTGAAGAAAGAG CCTGAGGCCCAGCTAGCTACCACCAAGCCAAGAAAAGCTTGA
- the LOC122056605 gene encoding 60S ribosomal protein L17-1 isoform X1 gives MVKYSRDPSNPTKSAKAMGHDLRVHFKNTRETAHAVRKLPLSKAKRYLQDVIAHKQAIPFRRFCRGVGRTAQAKNRHPNGQGRWPVKSARFILDLLKNAESNAEVKGLDVDVLYVSHIQVNQAQKQRRRTYRAHGRINPYMSSPCHIELILSEKEEAVKKEPEAQLATTKPRKA, from the exons ATG GTGAAGTACTCGAGAGATCCTTCCAACCCTACCAAGT CTGCCAAGGCCATGGGTCATGACTTGAGGGTTCACTTCAAG AACACTCGAGAAACTGCCCATGCAGTGAGAAAGCTACCTTTATCCAAGGCAAAACGATATCTCCAGGATGTAATTGCCCACAAGCAGGCTATTCCCTTCCGGAGGTTTTGCAGAGGGGTGGGTCGAACTGCTCAGGCCAAAAACAGGCACCCAAATGGGCAGGGTCGGTGGCCTGTGAAATCTGCTAGATTCATTTTGGATCTTCTTAAAAATGCTGAAAGCAATGCTGAA GTGAAGGGCTTGGATGTTGATGTACTTTACGTCTCGCACATTCAGGTGAACCAAGCCCAGAAACAAAGGCGCAGGACGTATCGGGCTCATGGAAGGATCAATC CTTACATGTCCTCTCCATGCCACATTGAACTCATACTGTCTGAGAAGGAAGAAGCTGTGAAGAAAGAG CCTGAGGCCCAGCTAGCTACCACCAAGCCAAGAAAAGCTTGA